The sequence below is a genomic window from Thalassomonas haliotis.
TGGCAAATCGGCGATGAGTTGCCTTACTGGATTGCGCTGTTATTGCTTGGCGGTGCTGTCGGTAAATCGGCGCAATTGCCGCTGCAAACCTGGCTGCCGGATGCCATGGCGGGGCCGACACCTGTCAGCGCCCTGATCCATGCCGCCACTATGGTGACCGCCGGGGTGTATTTGATTGCCCGTATGCAGGGGGTGTTCCTGCTCTCACCCGAGGTAATGTCTTATGTTGCCCGGGTCGGCGCCTTGACCCTGCTGCTGGCGGGTTTTGCCGCGCTGGCGCAAACGGATATCAAGCGGGTACTGGCCTATTCTACCATGAGCCAGATAGGTTATATGATGCTGGCCCTGGGGGCCGGCGCCTGGTCGGCCGGGGTTTTTCATTTAATGACCCATGCCTTTTTTAAGGCGCTGCTGTTTTTGACCGCAGGTTCGGTTATTCTGGCGCTGCACCATCAGCAGAACCTGCTTAAGATGGGCGGTTTATTGAAAAAGCTGCCGGTGGAAAGCGGCCTGTTTATTGTCGGTTTGCTCTGTTTAATGGCCTTGCCCGGTACTTCCGGCTTTTTCTCCAAAGAGGCGATCATTGCCGCTTTATGGTCTTCGCCTACCGCGGGACCCATTTTATGGTGGGGAGCTATTCTCGGCGCGTTACTCACCAGCATCTACAGTTGCCGGTTGTTTTTCTTAGGTTTTCTCGGGGCCAGCCGCGAGCATAATAAGGTACATGACTTACATCATGACCAGCCGTCAGTGCTGCTGCGCTGGCCGTTGTTTTTACTGGCTTTGCTTTCTTTATTCGGCGGATTGATTTCCCTGGATTTTAGCGGGGTATTTTCTTCGGCTTTATCTCTAGACATGGCCGCCGATGAGCCGGCCTGGCTGCACCCGCTCGCCATTGCCACGCCTTTTATCGGTATCGCCTTTTCCTGGTGCTTCTTTAAAAACTACCGGGACAATAA
It includes:
- the nuoL gene encoding NADH-quinone oxidoreductase subunit L, with translation MSLLAWIPFYPLVSFLFLIILGKRLSWRLASALSIGAIALSAISSALMINQLSAADSGIISVKLWSWFSLGSAEVNFSFYLDSLSAVMISVVSGVGLLIHAYAAAYMKNDENFSRFMAYMNLFIVAMLILVLADNLVLLYLGWEGVGLCSFLLIGFWYQEKENVLAARKAFIVTRVGDTAMAIGLFLLFKSLGELNIAAVNESAGALWQIGDELPYWIALLLLGGAVGKSAQLPLQTWLPDAMAGPTPVSALIHAATMVTAGVYLIARMQGVFLLSPEVMSYVARVGALTLLLAGFAALAQTDIKRVLAYSTMSQIGYMMLALGAGAWSAGVFHLMTHAFFKALLFLTAGSVILALHHQQNLLKMGGLLKKLPVESGLFIVGLLCLMALPGTSGFFSKEAIIAALWSSPTAGPILWWGAILGALLTSIYSCRLFFLGFLGASREHNKVHDLHHDQPSVLLRWPLFLLALLSLFGGLISLDFSGVFSSALSLDMAADEPAWLHPLAIATPFIGIAFSWCFFKNYRDNKGAALEVKDTAFNRFCGDGLGFDWLYRYLLVRPYCLLANINRRDIVDQLIMLNGWYVRLWHDALSASQNGSLRWYAAGIGLAIVFLAGVITL